CAACCATCCGGTCCCCCAGCACCGCAACGCTTTCCAGCGACGCGAGATTCAGATCCGCCACGGCGAGCTTCGCGCCCGGCACGGCCCGGCGGATCTGCTCGATCGCGGCCTCCCCCTTGGCCCGACTGCGAACTGCGAGGATCACGTCGGCGCCTGCCTTCGACAGTTCACGGGTCAGCCCGAAGCCCAGGCCGCTGTTGGCGCCGGTGACGACGGCGAGGCGACCGGACAGACCGGGCACGCGCAACTGCAGTCCACTGCTCACGACGGCCTCCTCGACGCGAGCCGACGAGCCGGCGCCTGCCACAGGCCGGTGATCGCGTCGGTGAGCCCCTCCGCGGCCTGCGGCCAGGGCGACCGGGCGACCGGCCCGTGCGCTGCCAGCGCCCCCTCGTGTTCGGCGCAGGTGTGCATGAGCAGGTTGCGCGCCATGACGATCCGCTCGAACCGCACGCGTTTCGGGAGATCGGCCAGGCATCCGGTGATGCCGTCGATCACCTGCACCAGATGCGGCGAGGTGAGAGCGTCCTTGGTGACCACCTCGCGGTAGGTCGGGTCAGCCATGGCTTGAGCGGCGAACCGCGCGTACCAACTCGGGATGCCGAGTTCGTCGAGGTGGTCGATCAGCGGCCGCACCAGGCAGTCCACCCAGTCGCGCAAGCCCGCCGACGGTCCGAGTTCGGCAAGCATGGCGGCCCTCAGCCGCTCGATCGGCACCCGGTGCTTGTTCTCGATGGCGCGCAACAGGTCGACGCGGGTCCCGAAGTGGTAGCAGACCGCGGCGTTGTTGCCTTGCGAGGCGGCGTCGCTGATCTGCCGGTTGGACACCGCGTGCATGCCGCGTTCGGCGAACAGGCGCTCGGCCGCGGCCAGCAACAGTTCCCGGGTGCCCTCAGACCGATGACCGCTGAGCGGCCTGGCTGCTGTCACCGGATCAGTAGACACCGTGCGTCGAGTTAAATCAAGCGATTGATTTAGTTGGCCGTGCTTGTCCGGGACCCGCCGCGCCCGCACGATGAGACGATGCCGGCGAATGCGCGCGTCCTCGTGGTGGGGTCCGGGTTCGCCGGACTGTGGGCGGCGCTGGGCGCGGCGCGCTGCCTCGACGAACTCGGTGCCCGCGACGTCGACGTGACGGTCATCAGCCCGCAGCCCTACCACGACATCCGGGTCCGCAACTACGAGCCCGATCTGAGCGGGTGCCGAATCCCGTTGCGCACGTTGCTCGATCCGGTCGGTGTGCGGCACATCGCCGCCGCCGTGCGCGACGTCGACACCTCCGCGGCGACGGTATGCACCGACGACGGCGCGACACTGAACTACGACCGCCTGGTGCTGGCGATGGGCAGTCGCGTCGTCACACCCGACATCCCGGGCCTCGCGGAGTTCGGTTTCAATGTCGACACCTACGACGCGGCGCTACGACTGCAGCGCCACATCCGCGGGTTGGCGCCCGGTGACCCGGCGTCGGCCACCGCCGTCGTCGTCGGCGCGGGCCTGACCGGAATCGAGACCGCCACCGAATTGCCCGCGGTGCTCGGCGACGAGGTCGCCCCGCGGGTGATTCTGGTCGATCGCAATCCGCGCGTCGGATCGGACATGGGCGACTCGGCACGGCCCGTGATCACAGAAGCGTTGCGCATCAACGGTATCGAGGTACGCACGGCGACCGCTGTCACCGCAGTGGACGCTCGTAGCGTCACACTGTCGACGGGCGAGGTGATCGCCGCGGCCACCGTGGTCTGGTGCGCGGGCATGCGAGCGCATCCGCTGACGGAGCGAATCGGAGTACCACTCGACGGGTCGGGCCGGCTACCCGTCGACGACTACCTGCGCGTCGCACACACGTCCGGCGTCTTCGCCGCGGGTGACGTCGCCGCGGCGCGGATGGACGACGCGCACATGTCGGTGATGTCGTGTCAGCACAGCAGGCCGATGGGCCGGTATGCCGGCTACAACGTAATTGCGGATCTGCTCGGGCAACCCATGCTGCCGCTCCGAATCCCGTGGTATGTGACGGTCCTCGACCTCGGACCCGCGGGTGCGGTGTACACCGAGGGTTGGGACCGTCGGGTGGTCGCCACCGGAGCGACGGCCAAGGCGACGAAGCGGGTCATCAATCGGGAGCGGATCTATCCGCCGCGCACCGGTGATCGCGAGGCGCTGTTGGCCGCAGCCGCCCCGACGCTGCAGGGTGCACCCACGTACGGGGCGTAGCGATCACCTGCCGGTGCGCTCCCGGTGTTTACAGCCGGGCCAACAGCACGGCCGGCGCTTGCCCTCCTCGAGTTCCTCCTGAGTGCGCCGGATGCGGCGCTCGCGGGTCTTGTCCTGCTTGGCGTCCTCGACCCAGCAGATGAACTCGTTGCGGGCCAGCGGCGTGATGTCGTTCCACGCCGCCAGCGCGGTGTCGTTGGCGAGCAGAGCGGCCCGTAGATCTGTCGGCAGCTCGTGCACCACACCACCAGAAACCTGCGCGCTACCCATGGCGGTCACGATAGGTCATGCGTGCGGGCCCGCGGCGCGCCGAAACTCCAATCCGGGAAATCCCTACGTTTTCTCGGCGAGAACGCACCCGCTGCCCACCGCCCGGCCGTAAACGCCCAGTCTGGGCGTATGACGACGACAGTTGCGACGTCAAGGTATTCCGGCCGCAGATATGTACACCTACCACCAAGATCATCGGCGGGATACGCTCCTGCCCGTGCAAACCCGACTCGGCACGCACGGCCGACACGTGTTCGGCTACACCTCGCCGTGCGCCTCGGAGCAGTCGGTGCAACGCCAACTCGAGATTCTGGTCGAGCACGGGGTCGCGCCCGACGACGTCTTCAGCGAGGCGGCTCCGTGGGGCGCCGAGCGGCCGGCGCTGGCGGCGCTGATGGAGCGTCTGGGAGACGGTGACTCGGTCGTCGTCGTCGGCCTGCACCGGCTGGGGCACAGTGCCGCCGAGATCGTGGACCAGGTGCTGGCATTCCAGTCGCGAGGCATCACCCTGACCGTCCTGAGCAACCCCGCCGAGGCACCGCCGCTGCCGGTCCCCGCGATCGGTGGTCCGGCGCACTTCCTGGGCGCGCTGCACGCCAACAGCCATGACGGGCCGACGAAGCCGTTCGGCCGCAGCAGGCCGATTGGCCGACCCGTCGCGCTGGATGCGGCCAGAACCGACACGGCGCGGCGGATGATCGCCAGCGGGATGTCCAAGACCGCCGTCGCCAAGATCCTCGGCGTCAGCAGGCCGACGCTGTACAAGGCGCTGGCCGCCCTCGACGAACAGAGCTGAGCCCGGCGCATGCGGTCGGCACTGACCATCGGCGAGTTCGCCGCGATGACGCATCTCAGCGTGCGGACGTTGCGCCGGTACCACGAAGCCGGCCTGCTGGAACCGGCGTCGGTCGACCCGGCCACCGGCTACCGCTACTACACGGCCGAGCAGATTCCGACCGCGCAGGTGATCCATCGGCTGCGCGAACTCGACGTGCCACTGGCCGAGGTCCGGTCCATCCTCGCCACCGACGATCCGCACCGACGCGCCGAGGTGATCGCCGGCCACGTCCGCAGGCTCGAGGCCGAACTCGACCGCACCCGGGCGGCCGTCGCGTCGCTGCGCCGCCTGCTCAATCCGGAGCCGCCCGACATCGCCGTCGAGTTGCGCTCGCTCCCCCGGCGCACCGTCGCCGCGGTCACCGGTCACGTCACGATCGAGAAATCGCTTGCCTGGTACGACGATGCGATGGCCGAACTGGACGCGGAGTTCCCTACCGCCGAGCGCACCGGACCGCCCGGCGGCCAGTACGCCAACGAGTTGTTCACTCTCGGCGCCGGTTCGATGACCGTCTATCGGCCCGTCCGGGAACCGCGTCGGTCCGGGCGGATCGAGGTGGTCGAGCTTGCGGCCGCCGACCTGGCCGTCGCCGTCCACGCCGGGCCGCACGACGACCTCGACGTCACCTACGGCCGCCTCGGCAACTGGGTGGTGACGCACGCGCTGACCGTCGACGGCCCGGTGCACGAGACCTATCTGGTGGGCCCGCGCGACACGGCTCAGGCCGAC
The window above is part of the Mycolicibacterium rutilum genome. Proteins encoded here:
- a CDS encoding MerR family transcriptional regulator, which codes for MRSALTIGEFAAMTHLSVRTLRRYHEAGLLEPASVDPATGYRYYTAEQIPTAQVIHRLRELDVPLAEVRSILATDDPHRRAEVIAGHVRRLEAELDRTRAAVASLRRLLNPEPPDIAVELRSLPRRTVAAVTGHVTIEKSLAWYDDAMAELDAEFPTAERTGPPGGQYANELFTLGAGSMTVYRPVREPRRSGRIEVVELAAADLAVAVHAGPHDDLDVTYGRLGNWVVTHALTVDGPVHETYLVGPRDTAQADEWRTEIGWPVFRVAPTVDGESDREIRTAR
- a CDS encoding recombinase family protein → MQTRLGTHGRHVFGYTSPCASEQSVQRQLEILVEHGVAPDDVFSEAAPWGAERPALAALMERLGDGDSVVVVGLHRLGHSAAEIVDQVLAFQSRGITLTVLSNPAEAPPLPVPAIGGPAHFLGALHANSHDGPTKPFGRSRPIGRPVALDAARTDTARRMIASGMSKTAVAKILGVSRPTLYKALAALDEQS
- a CDS encoding NAD(P)/FAD-dependent oxidoreductase, translating into MPANARVLVVGSGFAGLWAALGAARCLDELGARDVDVTVISPQPYHDIRVRNYEPDLSGCRIPLRTLLDPVGVRHIAAAVRDVDTSAATVCTDDGATLNYDRLVLAMGSRVVTPDIPGLAEFGFNVDTYDAALRLQRHIRGLAPGDPASATAVVVGAGLTGIETATELPAVLGDEVAPRVILVDRNPRVGSDMGDSARPVITEALRINGIEVRTATAVTAVDARSVTLSTGEVIAAATVVWCAGMRAHPLTERIGVPLDGSGRLPVDDYLRVAHTSGVFAAGDVAAARMDDAHMSVMSCQHSRPMGRYAGYNVIADLLGQPMLPLRIPWYVTVLDLGPAGAVYTEGWDRRVVATGATAKATKRVINRERIYPPRTGDREALLAAAAPTLQGAPTYGA
- a CDS encoding YdeI/OmpD-associated family protein — encoded protein: MGSAQVSGGVVHELPTDLRAALLANDTALAAWNDITPLARNEFICWVEDAKQDKTRERRIRRTQEELEEGKRRPCCWPGCKHRERTGR
- a CDS encoding TetR/AcrR family transcriptional regulator; amino-acid sequence: MTAARPLSGHRSEGTRELLLAAAERLFAERGMHAVSNRQISDAASQGNNAAVCYHFGTRVDLLRAIENKHRVPIERLRAAMLAELGPSAGLRDWVDCLVRPLIDHLDELGIPSWYARFAAQAMADPTYREVVTKDALTSPHLVQVIDGITGCLADLPKRVRFERIVMARNLLMHTCAEHEGALAAHGPVARSPWPQAAEGLTDAITGLWQAPARRLASRRPS